The sequence gcctgtgtgttgctatgatgctgaacaggtttaagcagagcttacagattaaaacagactagaaaggcaggcctgccaatctacttcccaaaaatcagccagtgaaaaccctatgaatcacagttgTCTGATTGtgttatgcatggggtctccatgagtcgggggctgacttgacagcagctaacaatccTACCACCACCATGTAGCAGAAGGAGGCCTGGAGCGGAAGCCCGAAGAGTTGGATTCCAGACTTGGCTGTGTGTAACCTTGGATAATTCATGTCCATGCTCTGGACCTTGGTTTTTCCAACCCTAAAATGAAGGGGCTGGGCTAGGTATTTGTTAAGGTTCTCACTAGCTATTGGACTCCTGATTCTGTGACCTTAGTTCTGGGTACCCAGTATCCCTTACCCTGGCAGGGACCTCCTCTCTAGCCACCTTGACAAGTAGCTGGCCAACTATTCTTTGCTCACATGTCTCTAAAGATAGGGTACTCATTCCTTCCAGGGTAGCCCTTTCCACAGTTAGAAAGTCTGAGTATTAGAAAGCTATGCCTTATAATTTCTTGAACTCTTCCTGAAGTTCAGTAGCTGTATCTCATTGCTTGCCTCCCAGACAGGCCATCACAGTCCCTGAAGAGGACCAAAACATACCCCTCTTTTTTAAGGATGCAATGTATGAACCTTTGCAATCTCTTAATAGAGTTGGGATTGATTGACCCTCCCGTGCTTACCGAGGTCCCTCCCAGCACTAAGTTTTTCTGGCTTCTAGTGCCACAGGAAATTCAGGACACTTAGACAAAATCAGTTCAGTTCCACCAATACTTGCTAAGCCCGTTTGTAGTTAGGTCTCCCTCCTACTTACTCAGCACTTCCTTGTTCAGCTACCAACAAGGAGACTTGGGGGTCAAAGCAAGATTCCGACATAGAACTTTGTTCCAACATACACATTTGATGATCAATAAACTGATTAGTCTAAAAGGTATCCATTACGTGAGGATCAGTGCCTTTGAAGGTAGTAGGagcacaacaatgaaaaagatttaTGACAGTGCCAAAGGACTGAAGAGAGGGCTGAATAGGTTTTCTCTTGCTAATGTACACATTCTCTTTATCATCCTGTTTAATGGAGCTTAAAATGATGGTTAGGAACCCGAGAGAAAGAACAGGGCGTCATAAACAAAGCCCCTTTCATAAGATAGAGCTGGGACAGCTAGTGATTAAATTGTTTACTCTCATGATACTGCTTTTTAGTGAAATGGGGGCCCAAAAGCTAATATACCAAATGCCTGAGAATGGACTACAGAGACCTTTCACTCAGAAAAGAGCTCTGCCCAGGACATGATCAGCCATGAACCCTGGGCCCAGCTCTGCACTGATCTGCTGTGCAGTTTTGGGAAAGTCATTGTTTCTCTGGCCTCCAGGTTCTTCGTCTGAAACAGAGAGGGTTGAGTACAAATCTATTGTCTTTAAGGCATAGCATCCGAAAGTCCTAATTCCATGACCTTCAGATTTAGGTAGAATTCAGATAGAGGTACAATTCCTTTCACGATAGCCAGACATCCAGTGAGGGAGTTGAGTCAGTTCATTTGGGTAAAatccatgagttttttttttttccattaaggcCAACAGCTTCTTTTACTTAGATGGACAAAGTAATAAATCCTGGATTTTGTCATACCCAAGGTAGCTCTGGCTGCAGCCCCAGGGGAATTTCCATTGTTCCCCAAGGAAATGGACGGGACCACTATTAATTGTAGAAAGTTCTGTGCAATGATTTCCCCAAAAAAGCCTCTGAAATACTCAGAGATTTAGAATGTCAGCATCAGAAAGGCCCTCTGATATGATCTAATCCCAATGATGTTATTCCCTGAGAGAGGAATTGACGTGAGTCAGTGACAGAGTCAGGATGAGGGCCCAGGACAGTTTCTGCAGACTCATGTAAGATCCTCCCGACAAACGAAAGCCTTGAGAACCAGTGTAGCTAGAGGAAGAACTGAGTGGTGGGCCCTTGTGAGCAGTCGCTCGCTCTTTAGGCATCTACTGGGTATCTGTGAAATGTTTGTGTTTGGTCTAAATGATCTATAAGACCTCAGGTGCTTTGGCAGTTCACTTCTCCCACCTCAGACTGTCTGGACAAACATCAAGGCCTTCTTCTGCAGCATCATCGCTTTGTCTGCCAAGGGTGTTTTGGCTACTGATTTTGTATTCTGAGTATGCTTATGTCTCATTTCATAACTTCAAGGAAAGAGAAACATTCTCAGGCAAGGTTATTCTTAGATGTAGAAACCAAATTCTACTGTAAGCTTTTAGAGTCTTTTGAATTTCCTTAGAGAGATAGTCTCAACCCTTAGTAATATGGTTGTCCTTGTGGCTGGCATGGAGGGAGACAGGGAGTAGTGCGGGCTGCCCCAGGGAAGATAAAAATTGCAGAGTAAATTCTTGAGGAGCGTAAAGGAAAAAGCCACTGGCTTGCTAAGATGAACAAATCATAAAACCGTGGCATTTTAAACCATAAAATTTTAGAATCTTTGAATCCTGAAATGTATGTTCCAAGTTGGAACAGACCATAGAAACCATAGTTTAACCTCTTTCTATTGTAGCCTTTCAGACCAGCCTCTTCTTGTACATCCTCAGAACAAAAAACTTACAATCtttagacagtgagaaaataataatagctaaccctTATGAAGTGCTTAcactgtgtcaggcactgttctaactaTTTTGTACTTATTAATTAACATATTTATCATAGTAACCCTTTGAAATAGAtattgttattatccccattttgtaggTAAGGAGACTGGTATGTAGAGATTCTGCAGCAGCTAAGTAGCAGAGGTGGGGTTGGGACCCAGTCAGTCAGTCTGGCTCCAGACCATTCTTCACCACTATTCTGTGGCACACAGCTTTCAGAGACAGGCATCTCATGCTTCAGGGTGTTCTGCTCTTCTGCCTAGAGAAGAGGTGCTCTCCACTTTGGCCGAACTCCCACACCttattttattcctttaaatcaggggttggcaaacttttcctgtaaagggccagataaatattttaggctttgcaggccatatggtctctgtcataACTACTGTTGTAGCAGGAAAGCAGCCAACGTCAATCCTAAGTGAATGGGCGTGACTGTGTTACAGTAAAACTATTTACCAAAGCAGGCTGCAGTTACAAAAATGACTGGCTGTGGTTTGTCTGTCTGAAATGTTAATAGTATGAGTAAAAGGTTCTGTGATGAAATAAATTTGGGAAATTCAGTCTCCTACATCTTCCTGTCTTAGAGATTCACAGCTCACCCTGTCATTTTAAAAACTTCCTAGTTCATGGAATAAAAAACCctatttatctctattttatatgATACTTCACAAACTTATAGGAccatggaactttttttttttttggcacagctATTAAGGTTTCTGGGAATCAGGAGCCCATCACACACACTTGGGACATGCCCATCTTGTGTACCCCTTTTATAGGTAAATAAACTGTGGCTATGAGGTGAAGTACTCATCAGATGGCTCCTTTAGATGTCTGCAAACCTAGACTCCCTATTTTTCCCCATAGTATCTACTTCTCTTCTTACAGCCACATCCCATTATTAGCTCTGTAATCTAGAAACTTTTTTGAAGAATCTGCTGTAGACGTCTCCCTCAAATGACTTCCCATCCCCTCTGCCAGTTAGCTTCTAGTTCTTATCAGTGCTGCCTTCTAGGTGTGTTTCCTTAATGCATCCTTTCTACTCCATCCTCACTGATGCTTATTTCCCAAGCATATTTGACCACAGAACCAGTTTTTCATGCAACAAACTATAGTTCTGCAGGTGGGAAAATAAATGACATCATTCCAGGGGCGAGGACAGGACACTAGCAGTTGCCTTTTGTGGTAACTGAACAGTAGCTCTCTTGCCCTCCTGAGTACTTCATCAGGGGCTGAGGAGTGCCAAGCCAAGGCTGTGATATAGATTGAGAGATTTATAACCATGGGGTGACTTGCTTTTACTCAGGGTTAGGGTAGAAGAACCCCTGTATCTTTAGAGTCATTGAATTTTAGTTCAGGAAGGAATCTTTATTCTTAACCTCCTCGTTTTACAACCAAAGAAACAAATGCCCAGAGACTCAGCAACAGTCACAGCAAACTAGAGGGAAAGCCAGAACTAAAGCCTAGATTTCTTCTCTTCCAGTGTAGTACCCTCTATACTCTGCCCCTAGTCCCTCCTTGAAGAAACAGCACCTTGGAGCTAGCCAAAAGGGTCGTTGGTGAGAGCATCTTACAGCTGAAAGAGCtgagtgaggcccagagaggttcagTGATTAATGTTGGCCAGACCCAACCAGGACTAGAACCACAGAGAAGAAGAAACCCCAATACTACCTCATTAGGGCTCTGTGACCAAGGTCCCCTGGCAGTGTCCCTTCAACTCAGAAATAAAAGCCTAAAGTCTTCAGAAGTTTCTAAACAGGGCCTACCCTCTCTGAGCACCAGTATCCCCTGTGTGTAAAGTGAGAAGGTTGGGGTCACTTTATGATCACTTGGATTTCATAGAATCATTCCACTTTATGGTTCTCTAAGGATACAGTCTTATTTTTGAGTGATTGTATTTCAAATTTTTCCTGTGAACACAGAATCTGACTTTTCCAGAGGATACAGAGGCAGCACAAGTTGTTTGTTTGGCTCCCTGGGGCCTGACTTCTCAGCTCCAGCCCCAGATTTTGTCCACCTTGCTGAGGCATAGACATGGCCTGGGTTCCAGGTAGATGTGAACTTTTGTGATCTTTGACTTCTGGCTCTTCAGGTAGAGGTAGCCCTCACCCAATCCTgggtgggggatgggggtgggaggagccAGCTCTATAAAACAAAGTAGTTTTTCAGCATCCCAGAAGCTGAAGATCTATGAATAGGGTTTTGTATGGGTTTTTGACCTCAAAACTTGGTGTGGAGGAAGGGGATATGATGATGTGAAGTCCAAAAAGGGATAGAGATGtaaggagagaaagaaatagaGAGTGAAGGAGAAAGTGACAGAAAGATGAAAACAGCAGTAGAAGAAACCCTGGGGTACTGGGTGAGGAGTCAGAAAAGCAAGAAGATGGAGAATAGCAAGAAAGAGCAAGTGGGTTGAGGGTCTTTCACCTGCGTGCCCCTGCCTGTCTCACAGCAGATAGCTCAGAATCTTAGACTGTCAGAGTTGAAAGGGTCCCTTAAGAGATCATCTCGTCCCagccttattttatagatgagagccCTGAGACCCAGAGAAACAAAAGATGCCCAGAATCACACGTGCAGCCCCGTGCACCAGGACTGAGGGAGCTGCCTCTGGGACCAGGGCTTTGTGGGAGGAGCCCTGTTCTCTGTCTGTTCTTACCTGTGTTTCCAGCCTGGATTCAACTTATCCTTGTCTGGGGAGTCGTGACTGGgacctcctgccttccagccatGCTGTTCTgccaactaactggaagtttCTCTTATTGCCTTGGTACAGGATATACTGCAGGGACACCATACAAGGTCCCACCAACCCAGAGTAATACTGCTCCGCCCCCCTACTCCCCATCACCCAACCCATATCAGACGGCCATGTATCCAATCAGAAGTGCCTACCCCCAGCAGAATCTGTATGCCCAGGTAAGTACTTGTGGAAGCCTGGGCCCACCTCTTCTGCAGGCAGAGGAGCCATCAGCCAGGTGGGGTAGGGTAGGATCAGATGGggtgaagaagagagggaagtaGAGCTCATGGCTTGGGCCCACTGTCACTATTGTGTCACTGAAGCATCCTCTCTGCAGTCTGCCTACTCCCTCACTCCACTTCAGCCCCCAGAGGTATGATGTGCAAAGTTATTTAGATTAATAGAACCCAGAATGTCAGGGACAAGAGCCCTCAGTGATCATCTAGCTCGTCTCCATTGTTACACAGTAGGGAAGCAGCAACCCAGAGATGAGAGTGACTTGTCCTAGGCACGGTGAGCTATTGGTTGAGTCAGAGTGAGATGCCATATGTCTCCATGTTTCCCTGCTACCCCACATCTACCTTCCTTGATAAAGTCTGTGAGCCAAGTGGGAAGGAGAAGAGTGTCCACGCTCTTCGACCACtgccctgtgtgaccttgggcaaattcttctctctttttgtgccTTAGTGCCCCCATCTGGCCTCTGTAAACTGGAGAGTGTGTGCTCTGAGGGGATGGCTATGAGATAGGGATTACATAAAGTGACAGCATACACATGGCACGTTTTTCTGGAGTGACAATTCTACATGAGGTTTAAGTGgtgagaacaattttttttttttaatttaaaaaaacagctaTTTTATAGTGTAGAATGCAAACTGTTAAAAGATTAAGACAATAGGCTCAAGatacatttttctcatttatgGTAGGCTGCTTTGGACTATGCTGTCCGACCTATGAGGTTATAAACCCACATTCTGGGGCTCTTGGCATTATTTAATAGAAACATTTGAGAAGCTCTGGATTAAAATGATCTCAAGGGTCTCTATCTGCTTCCCCTCAGAAGTCAGCAGGCCAGTGGACTGTAGCAGCAGGAAGCAGCCATGTGACCCAGGCAGTGGGACGTCACCTCAAATCAGTCTCCATCCTCACCTTTTTGCCTAAAGGGAAATAGATAGTAAGAAACATCTTGGGAAATGCTTTCGGTCTGTGACATATTCTCAGTAAGCACAGATGCCAGCATTCACACCAGTGTGATGATGCAACTACTAACAGCCCTTCGTGTGTACCTGCTGTGCTCTGGGGTTCACCACACATGTTCACAGCCTTGTTAATGAACTGATGGTAGGCCCTGTCTCTAAATTTTAGGCAGCTTATAAAAGCACATTGTAATAAGAAACAGACATTTTAAAATGCTAAAACCAGGGTTAAAGGAGTAGAGCTCTTATTCCATTAGATCGTCATAGCAGCCCTAGGAGTAAGGCAGGATGGGGTTGTGAGCCACAGTTTTCAGTCCAAAAGCTGAGCGCTGCACTGAACTATCCACAGTCGTGTAAGGTAGAAGCAGGGCCCTAGCTTGGAGCCCAGGTCTTAGGGTCTAGGAGGAACAGAGgctcccctcccctcttcctctCCAGGTCCCACTCCACTTCTCCAGGTCCCACCCCACCTCTCCAAAAGCCTGTGTGACCTTAgtctctttctcccagggagcctaCTATACACAGCCGGTATACGCCGCCCAGCCCCATGTTATCCACCATACCACGGTTGTCCAGCCCAACAGCATTCCCTCTGCCATCTACCCAGCACCCGTCGCTGCCCCCAGGACCAACGGTGTGGCCATGGGCATGGTTGCAGGCACCACCATGGCAATGTCAGCGGGTGAGGACTTCTCCATCAATAGTCATCTTTCTTCTCCAGGAGCTCGTGACAGAGTGGAGAACACAGTCATGGAATCTACTGCAGTATAGCTTGAGAAGTCCTATGCTGGGGGGCCTGCAAGTCCAGAGGAAGGACCCTTTAAATCTGTCTGCAGTGATGAGGGAAGCTTTCATGGAGAAGGGCATGTTAAGCTAGGCATTAAAGGGCGAACAGAAGCTTACCAGACAGATGAAAGAGTAAAGGGCAGTACAGGCAGGAAGGACATGAATATGTCATGTTCACAGAGTGGAAACGGTCTAGGcacttagaaaataggggtatGGAATTGGGAGAGTGGGTGGAGCAGTTGGCAAAGATAAGATGGTAAAGAGTCTTGAATACCTTTATTTAACAGGGAGCTAGtaagggaaaatttttttttttttttttttagtaaggggTTTTAAGCAGAGGAGGGATGGGTTTGGCTTAAACATTCTCTCTGGCTGCAGAGTGGAGGCTGGAAAAAAACGGGCCCATGGGTAGGCTGTTGATTTAGTTTAGGGAAGAGATGATGCTAGGACCCAGGTAGAAGCAGGGAGCCCAGAAAGGACGGCACATGGGCAATGCTATTAACAGACAGGGTCTTAAGGACCTGAGCAATAATTAATTATAGGGATGGGAGAGGAGGAGTCCAGGGGATGACCCCTTCACATTTCTGACTTATGCCACCTTGAAggtggagggtgggaagggaCACTAGAGGAAGAGCAGATTTAGGGAAGTCTGGATGTGTTGACACCCAGGGAGAAATAACCACTGGATCTTCAGATAAAGAGCATGAGAAGACAAGAGGGCAATGAATAACCTTTAGAGACTCAAGTGTTCATGAATCAGCTGGGTCATGATCAAAGGAAGAGAATATAAGGGGAAGAGTGGGCGGGAGGTGGGAGTTTGAGTTGTATTCTGCTTCTCTTGGCGGTTGTTGAGGTCCTCTCTTCAGATCCGGTCAGCAAGCTGTTGACTGCTCAGTGTCAGCCTTGTTCAGGTTCTGGGGACCAGAGAGGAATCAGACCAGAGCCCTGCCCTTGAGGAGCCCCCAGGTTAGTGGGAAATGGACACATAGACCAACAATTACCACTCAGTATGATATTTGTAATGATGAGAAGCATACAAAGAAAAGTGAAGAGGAGGCCACCGAAGCAGAGTAGGGAGGGACAGACAGCAGGTCATCAGGCAGGCTGGCGGGGGAGTGGGGGGGTGCCTTGGTACAGCTTTGTTGGGTTTACTCTTCTCTGTCTGGATGCTCAGGTACCCTGCTGACTACACCACAGCACACTGCGATCGGGGCACACCCTGTCTCCATGCCAACATACAGGGCCCAAGGAACCCCTGCGTACAGCTATGTGCCCCCTCACTGGTAAAGCCTGCAGCCCATCCAAGTGAGTGGGGCCCTGGGCGGGAGAGGTAGGAGGGTGAATACATAGAGGAACTGTTACAAAGCCCCTGGCTTGCGTCTGGAGCACAGGTGGCAGCAGATGGCAGGCAGCAGTTATCAGTTGTGGTCCTGCTCCAGCTTCAGTAATATCACTCATAATAATAGGTGTCACTTTACAGATATTCTAGATACTTCACAGGTTATCTCCTAATCCTGACAGTAGCTGTATGAAATAAGGACCATTAGctctctctcacatataaacacaTAGTTCAACATCACTTAACCAGTAAAAATGAAGCCGGAACTTGAATTCCAATCCTTTGATTTTAAATTCCCTCCTTACTACTTTATAGTCTTCAGACTTATTTTAACTGTGGGCCCCATTTGTGAAATGTAATCTTACCTAAATCACACGCTAGCTGTGGTTGGAGCAGGGTGGAGAACCTGGAGCCTGCCCAACCGCCAGCtttcccactgcccccagcagctCCTGAGGCAGTGCCAGTGAACCTCAGGGCTTCAGGGATGTCAGTGTGAAATCCTTGGCCTCGTCGTCTCCCCTGCCTTCACCTCCTCCAGGAGCTCTTGATGCTGGAGCACATCTTCCTGGGTGGAAGCAAGCAGCTCCACTGGGAAGGCACAGAGGGCTCCATTTAGGGGTACTCCCAAGTTGGGGGAGGGTGTCCAGAGGCTTCTGGAGGTGGCTACAGGAATATCACTGTCACTAACGACTTTCCCCTTCTTCCCCAGATCTGGAGTCACACATTGTATGCAACTACTCAAGTCTTACACAGGTGCTGGAGCAGTTCCCTAGCAGCACCACCTCTATTTGCAAGAAGAGACAACAGAAGTGCAAGGGTCACTTTATGCattttagtggttttggtttttatttttgatttttgtAAAAGCTGCTTTTTCTAATCTCCTGCCTCTCCCCGACTGCCTCCTCTCTTAGCCGGCTGCCCTTCCAGCTCCACCCCCTCCTCCTACCTGACCAGCCACATCTTCTCTGCTCTTCTTTTCTTCCCCAAGTACTCAGTTCCCAGGGGTCCCAGTCTAGTGGCAAGCAGTGAATGGGGTTTATGCATTGGTTCAGCTGAAGGCTCAATTTCATTTGAAGAGCATAAACAGATGTGGCCCTCAGGTCCAGGGTAGGAACTCAGAGCTGTTGAGCAGGCCACatctctggttttatttttttttttggtggggggggggagggggtgtttCCTAAGCAAGATTCGTATAGGGCATTACTGTGTCCTGACACAAATGAAATATCTTCTGAGAACCATCGCAACAAACCAAGAACAAAACCACCTGATTATGTAGGAGTGTTGATAGCCGCTTGATACACCAGGCTGAGCACCTGGGAAAACCAGACTTTTTCCTTGGGAGAActtgggggagggtgggggaggtagGGCAcggtgggaagggggagggaagaaagggagagggTGCTTGCCTGCTGGCTTTGTTTGAAAGGTCTCTGGCCAGATTGGGCCTGGACCTTCTGATTTGCACAGTGATGTAAACAGACctggcacttcctcaaaaggtGGTTTTGACCTTAGACATGCCAAGCAGTTATGGGGCAGTGGGACCGCAGTGTCCCAAGACGTTGGAAGGCCAGGTGCCCTGTGTAATCCAAACCTTGGCCTCTGAGCCTTCACATACCCACTTAGATGAGGAGCTTCCTCCTGACTGGGATGGGAACTTGCAgcatttctctccctttccctcaggCCTTCCCAGTGCCAGGGCTCACCTGTCTGTCCGTGGGGCTGGCAGGCAGGCCAAGCTCTTGGTTACCTTGTGCCATTCATGGCCAAAGTGAAGGAACCATATTCCAGGTGGGTGCTGGCAGCTCTGAAGGTCATGATAGTGAAGGAAAGCAATAGCAATAAACATTTCATAGACTCATGGAACTGAAGGGACCTTAGCAATCATCTCATCCATTCCGTGTGACAGATGAGGGACTGAGGCCCAGACAGGAGGAAAAGACTTCCCGAGACCTCACAGTAGATTAGCATTAAATGCAGCCATCCTACCTTGGGGCATGTTCCCTACAAAAATTTACCTAGGGATGgactggcttggttttttaaaaaactaagtcAACAGTGCCCACACCTGGCAAACTCTGGAACAGTCTCTGGGCTTTTGTTTCTGCTCTTTTCCTTCATGGATTCCAAAGGTAGGGGTTGAAGACTGGGCGGAGGCCGCATGAGGGCAGATGGCAGGAACAGAAAATGCAAAGGAAGAAATAGCATTTGGAAATTCTGCGAAGACATCTGCAACTTTCATCCTATACCTGACTCCAACCCTAGGAGAGGGAGCAAGTGGGCTCAAAAGGAGAGGCCATGATTTTAGGACAGTATCCCCTCATTgagaggagaggaaaaagagCTTCCTGAGAGGAAAATGGAAGCCATCAGGAGAGGAGGACGAGGACAAGGCCCAGCAGACATAGGTTTATCTGGGAGAAGAGGTGCCCCAGGGACAAGGGGCCCCTGCTTGTCTGAGCTAGGAGCCTGGATTGCCcagcactgctctcctgccctccAGTGCTTGGCTGGGCCAGCAACCCCTCTGGGGTGGGGCAGGAACCTGACATTTTACTGTACAAAATGGGATCATTGAGAACATTTGGGACTTTgaaatttgtgtttttattttaaattggtGCAAACTTGGATATTCTCTTCCCCCtaccccccgccccctcccccaatGTCTCcctaaaggaggaaaaaatgagGACAAACCCTTGGGCTGGCAGGACCTCAGAAGCTGTCCAGCCCTTCCCAGGAGGGCAAAAGCCCATCAGTATCCTTGGCCCAGAGCCAGGAGTTAGGGGCCCACCCTCCTGGCCTTCCAGGGAGCTTGAGAACCAGTAAGGAAAAATCCAACTGTTGTGAATGGTCATTTTAGTTCTGGGATGCTGAAGAGCTTTGGTTTTAAAACAGCAGGAAGTTTTCCAGTGTTAATCCATTTTTGCAGATACCTCCTCCCATTTGCTGTAGTTTTGTAAGGGTAGGTAAAGGTTATATTAGATTATGTCATACGTGTttcaaaaatgccaaaataataaTACTGATAATAATAGGGAACCTTTGCATTTGTCAGGTGCTTCATAAATTCCAAAGCACTTCACAGCCTTTATTTTACTGAccctgagagagagagacagggtcCAGAGCTATTACACCCACTGGACAAAAGAGGAAACCCAGGTTATAGAAGGAAAACGAACTTGCTCAAAGTGAGCAGAACGCTGGTGTCCTGACAGGCTCCCCAAACCTTGCTGCTTCCCAGTGGGCTTGGGTAGAACCATGGAGGGAGGAGGCAAGGAGGAGACCTAGAAATGACCCTGTCACTTTGCTTTTTGTATgactaagtaaaaatctaacatCTATTACCTCACAGTTCACAAAGCAATTTCATATACTTCATCTGGTTTAATCCTTCCAACAACCTATGAAGTAGAGATTATTGCTCTTATTTGAtccatgaggaaacagaggctcggAAAGAAAGGTAAACTGACTTGCTAATATCAGCAGAGCCCCTTGAATCCTAG comes from Elephas maximus indicus isolate mEleMax1 chromosome 7, mEleMax1 primary haplotype, whole genome shotgun sequence and encodes:
- the FAM168A gene encoding protein FAM168A isoform X1 is translated as MEWLDPQSSTMNPVYSPVQPGAPYGNPKNMAYTGYPTAYPAAAPAYNPSLYPTNSPSYAPEFQFLHSAYATLLMKQAWPQNSSSCGPEGTFHLPVDTGTENRTYQASSAAFRYTAGTPYKVPPTQSNTAPPPYSPSPNPYQTAMYPIRSAYPQQNLYAQGAYYTQPVYAAQPHVIHHTTVVQPNSIPSAIYPAPVAAPRTNGVAMGMVAGTTMAMSAGTLLTTPQHTAIGAHPVSMPTYRAQGTPAYSYVPPHW
- the FAM168A gene encoding protein FAM168A isoform X2, which translates into the protein MEWLDPQSSTMNPVYSPVQPGAPYGNPKNMAYTGYPTAYPAAAPAYNPSLYPTNSPSYAPATLLMKQAWPQNSSSCGPEGTFHLPVDTGTENRTYQASSAAFRYTAGTPYKVPPTQSNTAPPPYSPSPNPYQTAMYPIRSAYPQQNLYAQGAYYTQPVYAAQPHVIHHTTVVQPNSIPSAIYPAPVAAPRTNGVAMGMVAGTTMAMSAGTLLTTPQHTAIGAHPVSMPTYRAQGTPAYSYVPPHW
- the FAM168A gene encoding protein FAM168A isoform X3; translated protein: MNPVYSPVQPGAPYGNPKNMAYTGYPTAYPAAAPAYNPSLYPTNSPSYAPEFQFLHSAYATLLMKQAWPQNSSSCGPEGTFHLPVDTGTENRTYQASSAAFRYTAGTPYKVPPTQSNTAPPPYSPSPNPYQTAMYPIRSAYPQQNLYAQGAYYTQPVYAAQPHVIHHTTVVQPNSIPSAIYPAPVAAPRTNGVAMGMVAGTTMAMSAGTLLTTPQHTAIGAHPVSMPTYRAQGTPAYSYVPPHW